Proteins encoded in a region of the Terriglobia bacterium genome:
- a CDS encoding alcohol dehydrogenase catalytic domain-containing protein, producing the protein MRKLNAVVSETDPIKLAVPAEMRAAVYRGANRMTLETVPVPQIADRELLVRVHSCGVCGTDLKKIELGLVKPPRIFGHEIAGTVVRAGRRMTRFAPGDRVAVYHHVPCRHCFYCRKKFFSQCEHYRRTGTTAGFEPAGGGFAAYVRVMDWIVDAGTVALPNGVGFEEASFLEPLNTCLKALETAALEAGEVVVIFGQGPVGLLLMQASVIEGAQVIGLDFIQSRLEISKQLGARSALNPKHDDIGSAIAALTDGRGADLAIIATADSRTISAAQGLVRRGGRILLFANTVPGEMIPVDASRICVEEKQLIGSYSSSVELQEKAADLIFSRRINVARLISHRLPLERFAEAIHVASHPSEDSLKVIVQP; encoded by the coding sequence ATGCGGAAACTGAATGCTGTTGTTAGCGAGACCGATCCGATCAAGCTGGCTGTGCCGGCCGAGATGCGGGCGGCGGTCTATCGCGGAGCGAATCGCATGACGCTTGAGACGGTTCCGGTGCCGCAGATCGCGGATCGGGAGCTGCTGGTCCGCGTTCACTCGTGCGGGGTCTGCGGCACGGATCTCAAGAAGATTGAATTGGGCCTGGTGAAACCGCCCAGGATCTTCGGCCACGAGATTGCCGGAACGGTCGTCCGCGCGGGCAGGCGGATGACCAGGTTCGCGCCCGGGGATCGTGTGGCGGTGTATCACCATGTTCCCTGCCGGCACTGCTTCTATTGCCGGAAGAAATTCTTCTCGCAGTGTGAGCATTACCGGCGTACCGGCACGACCGCCGGCTTCGAACCTGCCGGCGGCGGATTCGCCGCATATGTACGGGTTATGGATTGGATCGTGGATGCAGGAACGGTCGCGCTGCCGAATGGTGTCGGCTTCGAGGAAGCCAGCTTCCTGGAGCCTCTCAATACCTGCCTCAAAGCCCTGGAGACCGCGGCGCTGGAGGCAGGAGAGGTCGTGGTCATTTTCGGACAGGGGCCTGTGGGGCTCCTCTTGATGCAGGCGTCTGTGATCGAGGGTGCCCAGGTAATCGGGCTCGATTTCATTCAGAGTCGTCTCGAAATATCGAAGCAACTGGGTGCCCGGTCGGCCTTGAATCCCAAGCATGACGACATCGGGTCGGCCATTGCGGCACTCACCGACGGCCGCGGGGCAGATCTGGCCATTATCGCGACTGCAGATTCGCGGACCATCAGTGCCGCGCAGGGCCTGGTGCGCAGGGGCGGGCGGATTCTGCTGTTCGCCAATACCGTTCCGGGTGAAATGATTCCCGTCGACGCATCGCGCATCTGCGTGGAGGAAAAACAGTTGATCGGCAGCTATAGTTCCTCGGTGGAGTTGCAGGAGAAAGCCGCCGACCTGATATTCAGCAGAAGGATCAACGTCGCGCGGCTCATCAGCCACCGCCTGCCATTGGAGCGGTTCGCTGAGGCGATCCACGTTGCATCTCATCCGTCAGAGGACTCACTAAAGGTCATAGTACAGCCATGA